The following are encoded together in the Bradyrhizobium algeriense genome:
- a CDS encoding TetR/AcrR family transcriptional regulator, producing MRPREFDHDDVLRIAFDQFWRKGVRGTQLSDIARDAGVQRGSLYNAFGSKEALFLCAYERYAGEYVSALQKTLGAGTLRERLAAFFDLTIKNFRSGSPPRGCPTTRGLMELTSVEGEGLDENARKTFADLVARITGLVQDALSEGVERGEFNGDPGSAALHIVTVTRGLAVLERAFGDEAQLQKIAAHTVDLVLGKKG from the coding sequence GTGAGGCCGCGAGAGTTTGACCACGACGACGTCCTGCGCATCGCCTTCGATCAATTCTGGCGCAAGGGGGTGCGGGGCACACAGCTCTCGGACATCGCGCGTGACGCGGGCGTCCAGCGCGGCAGTCTCTACAATGCCTTTGGGAGCAAGGAAGCGCTGTTTCTCTGCGCCTATGAGCGCTATGCGGGCGAATATGTGAGCGCTCTTCAAAAGACCCTCGGCGCGGGGACCTTGCGCGAGCGCCTCGCCGCGTTTTTCGATCTGACGATCAAGAATTTCCGTTCCGGCTCGCCGCCCCGCGGATGTCCGACCACACGGGGACTGATGGAGCTGACGTCGGTCGAAGGTGAAGGGCTGGACGAGAACGCCCGCAAAACCTTCGCGGATCTGGTGGCGCGCATCACCGGCCTGGTTCAGGACGCCTTGTCCGAGGGCGTCGAGCGCGGCGAGTTCAACGGAGACCCCGGGAGCGCTGCATTACACATCGTCACCGTGACACGCGGATTGGCCGTGCTCGAACGCGCCTTCGGCGATGAGGCCCAGCTTCAGAAGATCGCCGCGCATACGGTCGATCTCGTGCTCGGCAAGAAGGGTTGA
- a CDS encoding tautomerase family protein, whose amino-acid sequence MPLIHISLRAGKPEAYRQAIFDGLYRAMRETLNVPEDDQFMTISEHDAANFRYSASCYGVSRSEDVVYIQITVFNTRTTEQKKALFRRTAELLGKNPGIRPENVFVNVLESAKENWSVGHGLAQFA is encoded by the coding sequence ATGCCACTCATCCACATTTCACTGCGTGCCGGAAAGCCGGAAGCCTACCGGCAGGCGATCTTCGACGGCCTTTACCGCGCGATGCGGGAGACGCTCAACGTGCCCGAAGACGACCAGTTCATGACCATCAGCGAGCATGACGCTGCGAACTTCCGCTACAGCGCGTCCTGTTATGGTGTCAGCCGAAGCGAAGACGTCGTGTACATCCAGATCACCGTGTTCAACACCCGCACGACAGAACAGAAGAAAGCGCTGTTCCGGCGCACCGCGGAGTTGCTCGGCAAAAACCCTGGCATCCGGCCCGAGAACGTGTTCGTGAACGTTCTCGAGTCCGCGAAAGAGAATTGGTCCGTCGGCCACGGCCTCGCGCAATTCGCTTGA